The Cryptosporangium phraense genomic interval AGCGTGATCGTGTTCTCGCCGAGCGCCTTGAGGTCGAGGCAGGCCCGGAGGCTGCGCCCGATCAGGCGGGAGATCTCGTGGGTGCGGCCGCCGATGCGGCCCTTGACCGACTCGCGGTCGCCGCGGGTGTGGGTGGCCCGCGGGAGCATCGCGTACTCGGCCGTGACCCAGCCCAGGCCGCTGCCCTTGCGCCAGCGCGGCACGCCCTCGACGACGCTCGCGGTGCAGAGCACGCGGGTGCGGCCGAACTCGACGAGCACCGAGCCCTCGGCGTGGTCCGACCAGCCACGTTCGAACGAGACGGGGCGGAGAGCGTCGGCCTGACGGCCGTCGGGGCGATGGCCGATCGAGAGCACGGTGGAGGAGTCCGTCATGGCGCGCAGCCTATCCCTCGCGGGAGCCCGCCCGTGCGCCCGGATCCGCCCCGAACGCCCCGCCGGGCCTCTCCCCAGCCGGCCCCCCGGACGCCCCGCCAGGGCTCCTCCCGGACGCCCAGCCGGGGCCGCCCCCGGACGCCACCCGCCTACGCATCCGGCGGCGCGGGCTGATCGCCGTCCAGATCTCCCGGGCCGCCAGCCCCATCAGGTACGGCACCAGGTCGGTCCCCCGGTCGATCATCCACCCGGTGCCCTTGGTAGCCAGCCACCACGCGTGCTCGAACGGGCGCGTCTTGGCCCCGCCGTGCGGCTCGGCCGACGGCATCCGCAGGATCGGCACCCCGCGCACGGCCAGCGCCCCCGCGAACTCCCGGGCCACCACCCGGTGCCCCCGCTCGTTCGGGTGCAGCCGGTCGACGTGCCAGGCCGCCCGGTCGGCCACCGCGGGGTGATCGGCCAGGTCGACGTGCACCGTCCGGTGCCGCTGGGCCACCGCGAGGACGGCCTCGTTCAGCGCGTCGGTCCGCCGGCTCAGCGGACGCCGGAGCGCCCCCGGCAGCCGCAGCATGCCCCCGGCGTCGGGCATCCGCGCGGTCA includes:
- a CDS encoding SGNH/GDSL hydrolase family protein, encoding MAEGLRFAALGDSVTEGLGDPLPGGGWRGWAALLAGSLPDASFVNLATSGATTLRVLDEQLPSALRFAPTMASVVVGVNDVLRPGFDPRAIEDRLDSVVGTLCASGAVVLTARMPDAGGMLRLPGALRRPLSRRTDALNEAVLAVAQRHRTVHVDLADHPAVADRAAWHVDRLHPNERGHRVVAREFAGALAVRGVPILRMPSAEPHGGAKTRPFEHAWWLATKGTGWMIDRGTDLVPYLMGLAAREIWTAISPRRRMRRRVASGGGPGWASGRSPGGASGGPAGERPGGAFGADPGARAGSREG